The sequence CAATAGCATAAAAGTAATAAGTCAGTAAATTAATCTTCAAATTATTAAATACTATTCATTATAAATAATAGTTATCTATAATGATAATATTTAATAAAAGACCATTGGTTATAGCAATCACAAGAGCAATGTTGAGACCTAAGGTTTAGTTTTAAGGGAATAACGGGAAGTAAATTTATTCCGTCACTTACCCCTCATTAGCTTCCTCAATTCATCGCCAACGCGCTCCACCTGGCTATTTTGCACCTGCTCCAAAAGTCTCCTTAGTTTCTGTGCGCCTCCCTGGTACTCATTAACCCACTCCTTGGCGAACTCGCCGTTTCTGACTCTCTCGGCGGCTTCCTTCATTCTTCTCTTAACATCCTCATTGATTACGTAGGGGCCAACCGTCAATCCACCATACCTGGCAGTCTCACTGACGCCGAGTAGCATTCCCGTAAGTCCTCTTTCCCATATTAAGTCCATTATTAACTTAGCCTCGTTAATTGCCTCGAAGTAGGCCACCTCGGGTTGGTAACCGAGTTCAACCATAACCTCAAAGCCATACCTTAACAACTGTAGCAAACCACCGACAAGTACGTTCTGTTCACCAATTAGGTCAGTCTCTGTCTCCTCAGCAAACGTGGTCTCTATGACTCCGGTTCTAGTGAATCCATTGGCCTTTGCAAGGGCTAGGGCAGTCTTAAGGGCATTGCCAGTGAAGTTCTGGTGAACGGCAACAAGTGCTGGTACCCCCCAACCTCTTACGTATTCATCCCTAACGGCCTTTCCAGGGGCTTTGGGTGCTATTAATACGACGTCAACGTTGTTTGGCGGCTTTATTAATCCAAACCTGACGTTGAAGCCGTGGGCGAAGACCACGGTGGTGCCACGCTTAAGGTTCGGCGCAATCTCCTCCATCCAAACACTCGGTTGCACCATGTCAGGCAGTAACACGGCTATCACGTCAGCCTTCTTAACGGCTTCACCAACTGGGTAGACCTCGAAGCCCTCCTGTCTAGCGAGCTCAAGGCTCTTACCAGGTCTAACGCCAACAATTACCTTAATACCACTGTCCCTTGTGTTGAGTGCCCATGATCTACCCTGAATGCCGTAGCCAAGTACGGCAACCACCTTACCACTGAGTACTGATAGGTCTGCGTCCCTATCTTTATATATTTTAGCCATTACTAACCACCATTTTATTCATGTGTACTTCTTCCGGCATATATTTAACATTTACTACGTCGTAAAGCTTATCAAGCTTATTACAAACCCACCTAACCTCATCCTCCTCACCCCTAGCCCTAATTGAAACCTTAATCACGGAATCGCTCATGTCAATGACGACATGCCTAATGGTTACCTTACCTCTCCTAATTACGTTCATAGCCCTAACCACAGCATCAAACTGATTAATCTCATTACTCATTATAATCTCTATTGAAAAGTCACTCTCCATAGCCATCACCCGGGTACCTAAGGTCAACCTTAAAGCCCTCGGGGAATATTACCTCCTCGAGCCACTTGCCCGATGGTACGAAGGGTAGCACAAAGTCTTTCTCCCTGTCAATAGTTACATCAACAATCAATGCTTCATTATCCCTAACAGCCCTGGTTACGGCGCTTCTCAACTCCTCATAATCACCCGGCCTTACACCCTCTATTCCATAGGCCTCGGCTATCTTCATGAAGTCCGGGTTGACGTTAAAGTCCACGGCAATTATCCTCCTGTTATACAGCATTACTTGCCAGTGCCTAACAAGCATTAGTGTTGAGTTATCAAATATCGTCACTATTATTGGTATGTTATATTCACGGATAAGGGCTAGGTTCTGCATGGTCATTTGGAATGACCCATCACCATCAATGTCCAGGACAGGTACATCTGGCCTTGCGATTTTTGCGCCGAGAGCGGCTGGTATTCCGAAGCCCATGGTGCCAAGACCCGCGCTGGTTATGAATGTGCCTGGTACATACACGTCCCAATGAAGTTCGCTCCACATTTGGTGGCTACCGACGCCTGTGGCCGTTATTGAGTTCGGCGGCATCACCTCCCTAAGGACCTTGAGTACCTTCCATGGAACAAAGCCATTGGTATCAACCTTACTCCTATATTTCTCATAACTCTCCTTAATGCCCCTTAACCACTTAATGAATGTATCATGTCTCCTCTCTAGGGCCTTGGGCATGAGCTTGATCATCATGGATAGCACGGTCTTTGCATCACCTACAATGCCAACCTCCGGTTTTACGTTCTTACCAACCTCACTCCTATCGATATCTATGTGAATTATCTTCTTGCCCTTCCTAAATTCACTGAAGTTACCAACAGTTCTGTCACTAAACCTAGTGCCAACGGCTAGTACCACGTCGGCATTTATTATGGCTGCATCCGCCTCAAGTCTGCCATGCATTCCCGAGGGACCCATGACCAGTGGGTGATTACCCGGTACGCAATTCTTACCTGGTAATGTGGTGACTATGGGCATTCCAATTAACTCGGCTATTGCCAAGACCTCATTGGTGGCTTCGCTCCAGCAGACGCCACCGCCAACCAGCATTACTGGTCTCTCGGCGGTTAGGAGAAGCTTCAGTGCGTAGGTTATTAATGATGGGTCTGGTTCCAGAAGCGCCTTCTTGAATACGCGTATGTTCATCTTGGTATCACCTGGGTCTATGTCGGTTAACTGCGTGTCCCTGGGTAGGTCTATGAGCACGGGGCCTGGCCTACCATCTATCGATATTTCATAGGCAGCCCTATACACGGGAACCATATCCTCAGGTTTCCTTATCATGAACGTGTGCTTGGTCACGGGCATTGAGGAACCGACAATGTCAGTCTCTTGGAACGCATCCCTACCGAAGAATGTTGTTGGTACTTGCCCTGTAATTGCAATTAATGGTGATGAGTCCATCATGGCATTGGCAAGCCCCGTCAGTAAATTAGTGGCGCCTGGACCTGATGTAACGACAACAGTCATAGGCCTCTTCATTACCCTGCCATAGGCATCAGCGGCATGTATTGCGCCTTGCTCGTGCCTAAACATGTAGACCTTAATATCGGAGTTGTACAATGCATCGAAGAATGGCATTATCTGCCCACCAATTATCCCAAAAACCTCCCTCACGCCTATGTTCTCCATTTCCCTAACTAGTAAATCAACTGCCCGAGTCATCCGCACCACCCATTATTACCGTGTATGTATCCGCGCCGTGCATTACGAACCATGGGTTTGAGTGGGAGTGCCTCTTTCCATTTATACGTAAAGAATAAAGCACCTCATCATACATAAGTCAATTTATAAAATATTTAAGTTTTTCTCCCATGTAATTAGTGTAATGTGATTCAGAATTCCCTTATGATTAATCTATATCCTAGGGAAACACTTAAATAGGGCATCCGTTCAGCTAAATAATGGTGGATTAGATTGCTCAGGGAAATGTAACTAGGTACTGGCCGGAAAACAGGCATGTAAGGTTATTAGACACTACCCTGAGGGATGGCGAGCAAACGCCGGGGGTTGCCCTTAAACCTGAGGATAAGCTAACCATTGCCCTAAAACTGGAGGAATTAGGAGTAGACTCAATAGAGGCTGGCTTTCCAATAGTTAGCGATGGTGAGTTTAAGGCTGTTAGGTCCATAGCCAGGGAAGTCAATAATTCCGAGGTCATTGCACTATCCAGGACCAGGAGAGAGGATATTGATAAGGCAATCGATGCTGATGTTAAGGCGGTACACATATTCATAGCAACGTCAGACCTACACATGAAGTATAAATTGAAAATGGATAGGGAGGAGGTGGTTAAGGCCGCCGTTGATGCCGTGAGCTACGCAAAGTCCCATGGATTAACCGTGGAGTTCAGCGCAGAGGATGCAACAAGGAGTGATCCTAACTTTCTGGCCAGGGTTTTCCAGGAGGTTGTTAATGCAGGCGCTTATAGACTTGATATTGCGGATACTGTTGGGATCATGTGGCCCAGTAAAATGGCTTCCCTGGTCAAGTTCATTAGAGAGAAGGTTAAGGGGGACTACTTACTAAGTGTTCATTGCCATGATGATTTTGGAATGGCGGTTGCCAACAGCGTGGCTGCCATAGAGGCAGGTGCGGATCAGGCGCACGGTACAATAAATGGCGTTGGGGAAAGAGCTGGTAACGCCGCCCTTGAGGAGATAGCGGCTGCCGTTAAATTCCTACTAAATTATAATATTAGGGTAAGGTTTGAGAAGATTAAGGAAGTCTCTGACCTAGTATCGAGGTTGTTTAGGATACCAGTACCACCAAATAAGGCGATCGTTGGCACCAACGCCTTCTCCCATGAATCGGGTATTCATGTTCATGGTGTTCTCTCGAACCCATTGACCTATGAACCAATAAGCCCAGAGAATGTGGGTATGAACAGGAGGATCGTTATTGGGAAACACAGCGGTAAACACTCAGTGGTATACATACTGAGGTCCATGGGTATTGAACCAAGTGATGAAATCGTAAACATGATACTAAGGAAGATCAAGGAAATGGGCGATAGGGGACTTAGGGTATCTGAGGAGGATATTAGGCGTATCATAATGGAGACGCTGGGCTAAGCCACGCCAGTGAGTTTACACAGTGCCTTTAAAATCATGATCTTAGGTACTTATCCTCACCCCTCAACCAATCATCCCTGATTGGTGAATATACATCTACAATGAGCGAGTCCTCGAGGGCCTCAACACCATGCACGGCATTCGGCGGTATATACACAACATCGCCAGATCCAGCTATGTAGGTCTCATTATTCACTACAAATCTCAACTTGCCGCTGATCACTATGGAAACCTGCTCATGAGTATGGGAATGGGCATTAACTACAGAGCCCTTCAACAACTTGAATTGGGCTATTGTTAACCTTGATCCGTGCATGTGTTTCCTATAAATCAACTCTCCAAGTTTCTCCCAATTCACATCCTCATATTTAAACAGGGTCATTGAGTAATGATAGTTCGGCGAGTATTTAAGGTTTAATTAGTAATATCTATAGGCCGGCAATGCATAAAAATATGCTATGTAATTAACCCCGATGAGGATATCAGTTATTGAGGGCGATGGTGTTGGCCCTGAGGTAACTAAGTCCGCACTGGAGGTCCTTAAGGTGGCGGCGTCCAAATTTGGCTTAAGTGTTGATATAAAGTATGTTGAGGCTGGGGACAATGCCGTTAGGAAATATGGCGAGGCATTACCGAGCAGGTATTGGCAGGTCATGGAGGGTTCTGACGCAATACTCAAGGGGCCTGTTGGTGAGAGCGCAGGTGAAGTTGTGGTTAAGCTGAGGAGGGGATTTGACCTGTACGCAAACATTAGGCCATCAAGGAATTACCCAGGAGTTAAGGCTGTAAGGGACGGTGTGGACCTGGTCATTGTGCGTGAGAATACGGAGGATGTTTACATAAGGGCTGAGTACATGCTCAATAACGACACGGCAATAGCCCTTAGGGTAATAACCAGGAAGGCCAGTGAGAGGATTGCCAGGGTGGCCCTGAGTATGGCTAAGACCAGGCGTAAAAAGGTCACCATTGTTCACAAGGCCAATGTATTAACGGTCTCTGATGGTCTTTTCAAGAACGTGGCCAGGGAGGTTGCGGCCAGGGATTACCCTGACGTAACCATTAATGATATGTACATAGACTCCGCTGTAATGGACCTGGTAAGGAGACCCCAGGACTTCGACGTAATAGTCACGACAAACCTATACGGAGACATACTGAGTGACCTGGCTGCGTACATCACAGGTAGCATAGGTCTTGCGCCGTCAGCAAACATAGGTGATAGCAAGGCTCTTTTTGAACCAATACATGGAGCCGCCTTCGACATAGCGGGCAAGGGTATAGCGAATCCAACCGCAATGATACTCAGCGTGGCATGGATGCTTAGGTGGTATGGAGAGAGGATTGGCGATGCGGGGTATGTTAGGGCTGGGCAGGTCATTGAGGATGCAGTAATTAATGCACTAAGTCTTGGGATTCATACCCCAGACCTCGGTGGTGATTATACCACGGAATCCTTTACCGCCGAGGTCATTAAGCGATTAGCCCAGTGATATGGTTAGTAACCGGGCCATAAACTCCATCTTGGTTTTAACGTATTACCACTATGCGTGTCATTATTTGATTTACATTATTGCATGCCAGCTTAAAATGATAATGCAATTATTGATAATTAATTATTGACTGATTAAATATTTGTCTTAATATTAAGTATTTTATTTATTATCTACCCATGTAATATAAAGCTTAAATATATTTTACACTAAACTAATTATTGCGCGGCTATGTCTATATTCGTTAAGTATCCGGCGGACTGTGGAATATTTGGAGTAATTAGGCGCAGCGGTGCCGATAGGGTTAGTGGTAACCTCGTGGTTAGGGCCATGGAAACCATAAGATTCAGAGGTGCGGGGTTGGGTTCAGGCTTTGCCTTGCTTAATAACGAGTCCATGGGCCTTAGGGTTGGGGTCTTCGTTAAGGAGGGATTTATGAAAGAGGCCATGGACACCATGGAGTCCCTATTGAAGGGGCAGGGTATTGATACGGTTGATTTTAGGGTTAGGGGTAGGCTTGGTCCGGTGAATGATCTTGAGGTTAGGATTTTTGATCACGGTGGGCTTGGTCCGGGTATTAATGATATTATTAATAAATTAAATGACTTACTTTGGGAGGGCAAGTCAGGTAGGATCTATTATTGGGGTGAGCACATTAATGTGTTCAAGGGAGTTGGTTATCCAAGTGATATAGCCTCGGTGTATAACGTTGAGAGGCACTACGCGGACCTATGGATAGCGCATACAAGGTTCCCCACTAACTCGCCTGGC is a genomic window of Vulcanisaeta souniana JCM 11219 containing:
- the ilvC gene encoding ketol-acid reductoisomerase, encoding MAKIYKDRDADLSVLSGKVVAVLGYGIQGRSWALNTRDSGIKVIVGVRPGKSLELARQEGFEVYPVGEAVKKADVIAVLLPDMVQPSVWMEEIAPNLKRGTTVVFAHGFNVRFGLIKPPNNVDVVLIAPKAPGKAVRDEYVRGWGVPALVAVHQNFTGNALKTALALAKANGFTRTGVIETTFAEETETDLIGEQNVLVGGLLQLLRYGFEVMVELGYQPEVAYFEAINEAKLIMDLIWERGLTGMLLGVSETARYGGLTVGPYVINEDVKRRMKEAAERVRNGEFAKEWVNEYQGGAQKLRRLLEQVQNSQVERVGDELRKLMRGK
- a CDS encoding ACT domain-containing protein, yielding MESDFSIEIIMSNEINQFDAVVRAMNVIRRGKVTIRHVVIDMSDSVIKVSIRARGEEDEVRWVCNKLDKLYDVVNVKYMPEEVHMNKMVVSNG
- the ilvB gene encoding biosynthetic-type acetolactate synthase large subunit, giving the protein MTRAVDLLVREMENIGVREVFGIIGGQIMPFFDALYNSDIKVYMFRHEQGAIHAADAYGRVMKRPMTVVVTSGPGATNLLTGLANAMMDSSPLIAITGQVPTTFFGRDAFQETDIVGSSMPVTKHTFMIRKPEDMVPVYRAAYEISIDGRPGPVLIDLPRDTQLTDIDPGDTKMNIRVFKKALLEPDPSLITYALKLLLTAERPVMLVGGGVCWSEATNEVLAIAELIGMPIVTTLPGKNCVPGNHPLVMGPSGMHGRLEADAAIINADVVLAVGTRFSDRTVGNFSEFRKGKKIIHIDIDRSEVGKNVKPEVGIVGDAKTVLSMMIKLMPKALERRHDTFIKWLRGIKESYEKYRSKVDTNGFVPWKVLKVLREVMPPNSITATGVGSHQMWSELHWDVYVPGTFITSAGLGTMGFGIPAALGAKIARPDVPVLDIDGDGSFQMTMQNLALIREYNIPIIVTIFDNSTLMLVRHWQVMLYNRRIIAVDFNVNPDFMKIAEAYGIEGVRPGDYEELRSAVTRAVRDNEALIVDVTIDREKDFVLPFVPSGKWLEEVIFPEGFKVDLRYPGDGYGE
- a CDS encoding 2-isopropylmalate synthase; the encoded protein is MAQGNVTRYWPENRHVRLLDTTLRDGEQTPGVALKPEDKLTIALKLEELGVDSIEAGFPIVSDGEFKAVRSIAREVNNSEVIALSRTRREDIDKAIDADVKAVHIFIATSDLHMKYKLKMDREEVVKAAVDAVSYAKSHGLTVEFSAEDATRSDPNFLARVFQEVVNAGAYRLDIADTVGIMWPSKMASLVKFIREKVKGDYLLSVHCHDDFGMAVANSVAAIEAGADQAHGTINGVGERAGNAALEEIAAAVKFLLNYNIRVRFEKIKEVSDLVSRLFRIPVPPNKAIVGTNAFSHESGIHVHGVLSNPLTYEPISPENVGMNRRIVIGKHSGKHSVVYILRSMGIEPSDEIVNMILRKIKEMGDRGLRVSEEDIRRIIMETLG
- a CDS encoding cupin domain-containing protein, whose amino-acid sequence is MTLFKYEDVNWEKLGELIYRKHMHGSRLTIAQFKLLKGSVVNAHSHTHEQVSIVISGKLRFVVNNETYIAGSGDVVYIPPNAVHGVEALEDSLIVDVYSPIRDDWLRGEDKYLRS
- a CDS encoding isocitrate/isopropylmalate dehydrogenase family protein, which produces MRISVIEGDGVGPEVTKSALEVLKVAASKFGLSVDIKYVEAGDNAVRKYGEALPSRYWQVMEGSDAILKGPVGESAGEVVVKLRRGFDLYANIRPSRNYPGVKAVRDGVDLVIVRENTEDVYIRAEYMLNNDTAIALRVITRKASERIARVALSMAKTRRKKVTIVHKANVLTVSDGLFKNVAREVAARDYPDVTINDMYIDSAVMDLVRRPQDFDVIVTTNLYGDILSDLAAYITGSIGLAPSANIGDSKALFEPIHGAAFDIAGKGIANPTAMILSVAWMLRWYGERIGDAGYVRAGQVIEDAVINALSLGIHTPDLGGDYTTESFTAEVIKRLAQ